The following proteins are encoded in a genomic region of Pan troglodytes isolate AG18354 chromosome Y, NHGRI_mPanTro3-v2.0_pri, whole genome shotgun sequence:
- the LOC129138954 gene encoding testis-specific Y-encoded protein 3-like isoform X2 — protein sequence MEAVQEGAAGVESEQAALGEEAVRLLDDIMAEVEVVAEEEGLVERQEEAQRAQPGPGPMTPESALEELLAVQVELEPVNAQARKAFSRQREKMERRRKPHLDRRGAVIQSVPGFWANVIANHPQMSALITDEDEDMLSYMVSLEVEEEKHPVHLCKIMLFFRSNPYFQNEVITKEYLVNITEYRASHSTPIEWYPYYEVEAYRRRHHSSSLNFFNWFSDHNFAGSNKIAEILCKELWRNPLQYYKRMKPPEEGTETSGDSQLLS from the exons ATGGAGGCTGTACAGGAGGGGGCGGCCGGGGTGGAGAGTGAGCAGGCGGCTTTGGGGGAGGAGGCGGTGCGGCTGTTGGATGACATAATggcggaggtggaggtggtggcggAGGAGGAGGGCCTCGTGGAGCGGCAGGAGGAGGCCCAGCGggcacagcctggccctgggcccaTGACCCCAGAGTCTGCACTGGAGGAGCTGCTGGCCGTTCAGGTGGAGCTGGAGCCGGTTAATGCCCAAGCCAGGAAGGCCTTTTCTCGGCAGCGGGAAAAGATGGAGCGGAGGCGCAAGCCCCACCTAGACCGCAGAGGCGCCGTCATCCAGAGCGTCCCTGGCTTCTGGGCCAATGTT ATTGCAAACCACCCCCAGATGTCAGCCCTGATCACTGACGAAGATGAAGACATGCTGAGCTACATGGTCAGCCTGGAG GTGGAAGAAGAGAAGCATCCTGTTCATCTCTGCAAGATCATGTTGTTCTTTCGGAGTAACCCCTACTTCCAGAATGAAGTGATTACCAAGGAATATCTGGTGAACATCACAG aatacagggcttctcattccacTCCAATTGAGTGGTATCCGTATTATGAAGTGGAGGCCTATCGCCGCAGACACCACAGCAGCAGCCTTAACTTCTTCAACTGGTTCTCTGACCACAACTTCGCAGGATCTAACAAGATTGCTGAG ATCCTATGTAAGGAGCTGTGGCGCAATCCCCTGCAATACTACAAGAGGATGAAGCCACCTGAAGAGGGAACAGAGACGTCAG
- the LOC129138954 gene encoding testis-specific Y-encoded protein 3-like isoform X1, protein MEAVQEGAAGVESEQAALGEEAVRLLDDIMAEVEVVAEEEGLVERQEEAQRAQPGPGPMTPESALEELLAVQVELEPVNAQARKAFSRQREKMERRRKPHLDRRGAVIQSVPGFWANVIANHPQMSALITDEDEDMLSYMVSLEVEEEKHPVHLCKIMLFFRSNPYFQNEVITKEYLVNITEYRASHSTPIEWYPYYEVEAYRRRHHSSSLNFFNWFSDHNFAGSNKIAEILCKELWRNPLQYYKRMKPPEEGTETSGEPLVGTGAV, encoded by the exons ATGGAGGCTGTACAGGAGGGGGCGGCCGGGGTGGAGAGTGAGCAGGCGGCTTTGGGGGAGGAGGCGGTGCGGCTGTTGGATGACATAATggcggaggtggaggtggtggcggAGGAGGAGGGCCTCGTGGAGCGGCAGGAGGAGGCCCAGCGggcacagcctggccctgggcccaTGACCCCAGAGTCTGCACTGGAGGAGCTGCTGGCCGTTCAGGTGGAGCTGGAGCCGGTTAATGCCCAAGCCAGGAAGGCCTTTTCTCGGCAGCGGGAAAAGATGGAGCGGAGGCGCAAGCCCCACCTAGACCGCAGAGGCGCCGTCATCCAGAGCGTCCCTGGCTTCTGGGCCAATGTT ATTGCAAACCACCCCCAGATGTCAGCCCTGATCACTGACGAAGATGAAGACATGCTGAGCTACATGGTCAGCCTGGAG GTGGAAGAAGAGAAGCATCCTGTTCATCTCTGCAAGATCATGTTGTTCTTTCGGAGTAACCCCTACTTCCAGAATGAAGTGATTACCAAGGAATATCTGGTGAACATCACAG aatacagggcttctcattccacTCCAATTGAGTGGTATCCGTATTATGAAGTGGAGGCCTATCGCCGCAGACACCACAGCAGCAGCCTTAACTTCTTCAACTGGTTCTCTGACCACAACTTCGCAGGATCTAACAAGATTGCTGAG ATCCTATGTAAGGAGCTGTGGCGCAATCCCCTGCAATACTACAAGAGGATGAAGCCACCTGAAGAGGGAACAGAGACGTCAGGTGAGCCGTTAGTTGGGACTGGAGCTGTTTGA